One part of the Saprospiraceae bacterium genome encodes these proteins:
- a CDS encoding type I restriction-modification system subunit M → MTDNNQTQLGNTLWKIADELRGAMNADQFRDYMLSFLFLRYLSDNYETAAKKELGKDYPVLKESDKRTPLSVWYENNPDDVQEFEKQMRRKVHYVIEPSHLWNSIAELAKTQSKELLRTLQDGFKYIENESFESTFQGLFSEINLDSDKLGKNYEERNKKLCNIIQKIAEGINSFDKNIDYLGDAYEYLIGKFAAGSGQKAGEFYTPQRISDILSAIVTLDSQDPSKGEKKKIERVLDFACGSGSLLLNVRKRMTDAGGTIGKIFGQEKNITTYNLARMNMLLHGVKDTEFAIHHGDTLVNDWEILNEINPSKKLEFDAIVANPPFSYRWEPSEEMGQDFRFKSYGLAPKSAADFAFLLHGFHFLSKEGTMAIILPHGVLFRSGSEERIRRKLLEDGNIDTVIGLPANLFFSTGIPVSILVLKKCKKFDDVLFINAVDHFEKGKRQNNLLPENIDKIVETYRDRKEEIRYSRRVSMDEIIKNEFNLNISRYVSTSLDEEIIDLKEVNKKLVDLDKDITKARETHNKFLKELGLPPI, encoded by the coding sequence ATGACAGACAATAATCAAACACAATTAGGCAATACACTTTGGAAAATCGCAGACGAATTGCGTGGAGCAATGAACGCTGACCAGTTCAGAGATTATATGCTTTCATTTTTGTTCTTACGTTATCTAAGCGACAATTACGAAACAGCAGCAAAGAAAGAGTTAGGGAAAGATTATCCAGTCCTTAAAGAAAGTGATAAACGAACACCTTTGTCGGTTTGGTATGAGAACAATCCTGATGATGTTCAGGAATTTGAAAAGCAAATGAGGAGAAAAGTTCACTATGTAATTGAACCTTCTCATTTATGGAATAGCATTGCTGAATTGGCTAAAACACAAAGCAAAGAGTTGCTTCGCACTTTGCAAGATGGTTTTAAATACATAGAAAATGAATCTTTTGAAAGCACCTTTCAAGGATTATTTTCCGAAATCAATTTAGATTCTGATAAACTTGGCAAGAACTACGAAGAACGAAACAAGAAACTCTGTAACATCATTCAGAAAATTGCAGAAGGCATCAACAGCTTTGATAAAAACATTGACTATTTAGGCGATGCTTACGAATATCTGATTGGAAAATTTGCAGCAGGTTCAGGGCAAAAAGCAGGAGAATTTTATACACCACAACGTATTTCAGACATTCTTTCTGCCATTGTAACACTTGACAGCCAAGACCCAAGCAAAGGTGAAAAGAAAAAGATTGAACGAGTTTTAGACTTTGCCTGTGGTTCAGGTTCATTGTTGCTCAACGTCCGTAAAAGAATGACAGACGCAGGAGGAACAATCGGCAAAATATTCGGACAAGAGAAAAATATTACAACTTACAACTTAGCCCGAATGAACATGCTTTTGCATGGAGTTAAGGACACGGAATTTGCAATTCATCACGGAGATACATTAGTCAATGACTGGGAGATTTTAAATGAAATTAATCCTTCAAAGAAATTAGAATTTGATGCCATTGTAGCCAATCCACCTTTCAGCTACCGTTGGGAACCATCAGAAGAAATGGGACAAGATTTCCGTTTTAAAAGTTATGGACTTGCCCCAAAGTCAGCAGCCGACTTTGCTTTTCTGTTACACGGTTTTCACTTCTTGAGTAAAGAGGGAACAATGGCAATCATTTTGCCTCACGGTGTTTTATTTAGAAGTGGTTCAGAAGAACGCATCAGAAGAAAATTATTAGAGGACGGAAACATTGATACAGTAATTGGACTTCCAGCCAACTTGTTTTTCTCGACAGGTATTCCTGTTTCTATTTTGGTTTTAAAGAAGTGCAAAAAGTTTGACGATGTTTTGTTTATCAATGCCGTTGACCATTTTGAAAAGGGCAAACGACAAAACAATTTACTACCTGAAAATATTGACAAAATAGTTGAAACATACAGAGACCGAAAAGAAGAAATCCGTTATTCTCGTAGAGTATCAATGGACGAAATCATTAAGAACGAATTCAACTTGAATATTTCACGCTATGTAAGCACATCGTTAGACGAAGAAATAATTGACTTAAAAGAAGTAAACAAAAAACTCGTTGACCTTGACAAGGACATAACCAAAGCAAGAGAGACACATAATAAATTTTTAAAGGAATTGGGACTTCCACCAATATAA
- a CDS encoding type I restriction endonuclease subunit R — protein sequence MIKEQQIEDSLIAKLTDLKYSYRSDIKDRASLEKNFREKFQALNRVNLTDSEFARLRDEIINSDVFASSKRLREINTFSREDGTPLHYTLVNIKDWCKNEFEVINQLRINTENSNHRYDVILLINGIPVVQIELKTLEVSPRKAMQQIVDYKSDPGNGYTNSLLCFMQLFIVTNRSNTYYFANNNSSHFSFNADEQFLPVYQFASEDNKKITHIDDFSEKFLSKCTLSQMISKYMVLVASEQKLLVMRPYQIYAVKAIVNSIQEHKGNGYIWHTTGSGKTLTSFKASTLLKDNPNIEKCLFVVDRKDLDRQTREEFNKFQEGCVEENTNTETLVKRMLSDDYANKVIVTTIQKLGLALDPNNKNNYKERLQALSDKRIVFIFDECHRSQFGENHKAIKEFFPKAQLFGFTGTPIFDDNATYKQIDGTVGSYVTTRDIFQNPLHNYTITHAIEDRNVLRFHIDYFKPEKNVTVGSTDHKKAVVNAILKKHDAATHSKRFNALLATASINDAIEYYELFKDIQASKTKEDENFIPLNIACVFSPPAEGNKDVQQLQEDLQQEKADNKVEPEKKKKALEAIISDYNKQYGSNHKITEFDLYYQDVQQRIKFQKFSNADYPRKNKIDLVIVVDMLLTGFDSKYLNTLYVDKNLKFHGLIQAFSRTNRILNDTKPYGNILDFRQQQAEVDRAIALFSGEDTGRAKEIWLVDPAPKVIEKYQEAVKAMEKWMEDKNMVAEPQEVYNIKGDAARVEFINRFKEVQRLKTQLDQYTDLNEEQKSKIDDLMPEEQLRSFRSSYLEIAKQLKEIQQKEGDKAPENIQQLDFEFVLFASSVVDYDYIMNLIAKYTQGTPKKQKMTRDQLIGVLSSSSNLLEEREDIIDYIKNLEVGKALNEHEIKDGYQNFKEAKIAKRLAEIAQNNGLEISALQQFTTSIISRMIFDADKLSELFAPLDLGWKERTKRELALMEELTPLLKKQAEGREISGLKAYE from the coding sequence ACGGGACGAGATAATCAATTCAGACGTTTTTGCTTCTTCAAAACGACTAAGAGAAATCAACACCTTCAGTCGTGAGGACGGAACGCCTTTGCATTACACTCTGGTAAATATAAAAGACTGGTGTAAAAACGAGTTTGAGGTTATCAATCAACTTCGCATAAATACAGAAAACAGCAACCACCGTTACGATGTGATTTTATTGATTAACGGAATTCCTGTTGTTCAAATAGAATTAAAAACGCTTGAAGTAAGCCCACGAAAAGCCATGCAGCAAATTGTGGACTACAAAAGTGACCCAGGCAATGGTTATACAAACTCATTGCTTTGTTTCATGCAGCTTTTTATTGTAACCAATCGCAGTAACACCTATTATTTCGCTAACAACAACTCTTCACATTTCAGCTTTAATGCTGATGAACAATTTTTGCCTGTTTATCAATTTGCAAGTGAGGACAATAAAAAAATCACACACATAGACGACTTTTCAGAAAAGTTTTTGAGCAAATGCACCCTGAGCCAAATGATAAGCAAATACATGGTATTGGTTGCAAGCGAACAAAAGTTGCTTGTCATGCGACCATATCAGATTTATGCAGTTAAGGCAATTGTAAATTCAATACAAGAACACAAAGGCAACGGCTACATTTGGCACACAACAGGAAGCGGAAAAACGCTTACTTCTTTCAAAGCATCTACCCTGCTCAAAGACAATCCGAATATTGAAAAATGTTTGTTTGTGGTTGACCGCAAAGACTTGGACAGACAAACCCGTGAGGAGTTCAACAAATTTCAGGAAGGTTGCGTTGAGGAAAACACCAATACAGAAACATTGGTAAAACGAATGCTCTCTGACGATTACGCTAACAAAGTAATTGTTACGACAATTCAAAAATTAGGACTGGCTTTAGACCCAAACAACAAGAACAATTATAAAGAACGCTTACAAGCATTAAGCGACAAACGAATTGTTTTCATTTTTGATGAGTGCCATCGTTCACAGTTTGGCGAAAACCATAAAGCTATCAAAGAGTTTTTTCCGAAAGCACAGTTATTCGGGTTTACTGGAACACCCATTTTTGACGACAATGCAACCTACAAGCAAATTGACGGAACAGTTGGCTCGTATGTAACAACAAGAGATATTTTTCAAAATCCGTTACACAACTACACCATAACTCATGCAATAGAAGATAGAAACGTATTGCGTTTTCATATTGACTATTTCAAACCTGAAAAAAATGTAACGGTTGGAAGCACTGACCATAAAAAAGCGGTTGTAAATGCTATTCTAAAAAAACATGATGCTGCAACACACAGCAAACGCTTTAACGCTTTATTGGCAACTGCTTCTATCAATGATGCTATTGAATATTACGAACTATTCAAAGACATTCAGGCAAGCAAGACAAAAGAAGATGAAAACTTTATTCCATTAAATATTGCTTGTGTGTTTTCACCGCCTGCCGAAGGGAACAAAGACGTTCAGCAATTGCAGGAAGATTTACAACAAGAGAAGGCAGACAACAAAGTTGAACCTGAAAAGAAGAAAAAAGCACTTGAAGCCATTATCAGTGATTACAACAAACAATATGGCTCAAATCATAAAATCACTGAATTTGACTTGTATTACCAAGATGTTCAACAACGCATCAAATTTCAAAAGTTCAGCAATGCCGACTATCCACGCAAGAACAAAATTGATTTGGTGATTGTGGTGGATATGTTGCTTACTGGATTTGACAGCAAATACTTGAACACTTTGTATGTGGACAAGAACCTGAAATTCCACGGATTGATTCAGGCTTTCAGCCGAACCAACCGTATTTTGAATGATACCAAACCTTATGGAAACATTTTAGATTTCCGCCAGCAACAAGCCGAAGTTGACAGAGCCATTGCCCTATTCAGCGGAGAAGATACAGGACGAGCCAAAGAAATTTGGTTGGTTGACCCTGCTCCGAAAGTGATTGAGAAATACCAAGAGGCAGTGAAAGCAATGGAGAAGTGGATGGAAGACAAAAACATGGTAGCAGAGCCGCAAGAAGTTTACAACATCAAAGGTGATGCGGCCCGAGTAGAGTTTATCAATCGTTTTAAAGAAGTGCAACGATTGAAAACACAGCTTGACCAATACACTGACCTGAACGAAGAACAGAAATCAAAAATTGACGATTTAATGCCCGAAGAGCAATTGCGTTCGTTCCGTAGTTCGTATTTAGAAATTGCCAAGCAACTCAAAGAAATTCAGCAAAAAGAAGGCGACAAAGCCCCTGAAAATATTCAGCAGTTGGATTTTGAATTTGTGTTGTTTGCTTCTTCGGTGGTTGATTATGATTACATAATGAACCTGATTGCCAAATACACACAAGGCACACCGAAAAAGCAGAAAATGACCCGTGACCAATTAATTGGTGTATTAAGTAGTAGTTCAAATCTATTGGAAGAACGGGAGGATATTATTGACTACATCAAAAATTTGGAAGTAGGAAAAGCATTAAACGAACATGAAATAAAAGACGGCTATCAAAACTTTAAAGAAGCAAAAATTGCCAAACGATTAGCAGAAATAGCACAAAATAATGGCTTGGAGATTTCGGCTTTACAGCAATTTACAACTTCCATCATTAGCCGAATGATTTTTGATGCTGACAAATTAAGTGAACTTTTTGCCCCTTTAGACTTAGGCTGGAAAGAAAGAACCAAGCGAGAGTTGGCATTGATGGAAGAATTGACACCTTTATTAAAAAAACAAGCCGAAGGGCGGGAAATATCAGGACTGAAAGCATATGAATAG
- a CDS encoding restriction endonuclease subunit S, whose translation MQNLLPQEGETVPKFRFSEFEDSAEWEETTLTQVADYENGKAHEQDIADDGKFIVVNSKFISQDGEVKKFTNTAFLPASKGDVLMVLSDIPNGKAIAKCFLVEEDNRYTVNQRICRITPRNVNSKILYYLLNRNPYFLAFDDGVKQTNLRKDDVLNCPLLIPEDPKEQDKIADTLSSIDDLINAQNQKLEALQLHKKGLLQGLFPSINNEE comes from the coding sequence TTGCAAAACCTATTGCCGCAGGAGGGCGAAACAGTTCCAAAATTTCGGTTCAGTGAGTTTGAAGATAGTGCAGAATGGGAAGAAACTACTTTGACCCAAGTTGCAGATTACGAAAACGGTAAAGCCCACGAACAAGATATTGCAGACGATGGCAAATTTATAGTTGTGAATTCAAAGTTCATTTCACAAGATGGCGAAGTAAAGAAATTCACCAATACCGCTTTTTTGCCTGCAAGCAAAGGAGATGTTTTAATGGTGCTGAGTGATATTCCAAATGGAAAAGCCATTGCAAAATGTTTTTTGGTTGAAGAAGATAATCGCTACACTGTTAATCAGCGTATTTGCAGAATTACGCCACGAAATGTCAATAGCAAAATTCTATACTATTTGCTAAACAGAAATCCATACTTTTTGGCATTTGATGATGGCGTAAAGCAAACCAATCTAAGAAAAGATGATGTTTTGAATTGTCCATTGCTTATACCAGAAGACCCAAAAGAACAAGATAAAATTGCTGATACACTTTCTTCAATTGATGATTTGATAAACGCACAAAATCAAAAATTGGAAGCTCTGCAACTTCATAAGAAAGGATTGTTGCAAGGTTTGTTTCCATCAATAAATAATGAAGAATGA
- a CDS encoding AAA family ATPase, which translates to MRPELLKIKKADFEDKILSKLNKADKALFESNYVFDGAENVYNLKAGLSEAITNKLTFKLKSISFLPFLSIEELAEYLRELDKRYVLLFAYNGTGKTRLSMDFRQKGKEFDADGNVTERDTLYFNAFTEDLFSWDNDLDGDTHRRLLINKYSAFIAGVRALDMDNKIRPLIHRYSNFNFLIDYEYKDKDEDENEYWAVNFIREEIVAGTPQNVEFVKISRGEENLFIWCFFLAVAQLAIDRHQNYDWVKYIYVDDPVSSLDDNNTIAIAHHLGSMLKKGNGDVKSIVSTHHALFFNVVCNELGNNAPRLFLSKSDGVYFLKDTTDSPFFYHVSMIQDLQKAINADKIYTYHFYFLRTILEKAANFHGFNGFSDCIIIDDDDEEKKLFTRMVNNLNHGGYSMFEPKEMGEENKKYFKQIFKNFRTNYKFNEDLLEKPIETATA; encoded by the coding sequence ATGAGACCTGAGTTATTAAAAATAAAGAAAGCTGATTTTGAGGATAAAATATTGAGTAAACTCAATAAAGCAGACAAAGCTTTATTTGAGAGCAATTATGTATTTGACGGTGCTGAAAATGTTTACAATCTAAAAGCAGGATTGAGTGAAGCAATAACTAACAAACTAACCTTTAAACTCAAATCAATTAGCTTCTTACCATTCTTGTCAATAGAGGAATTAGCTGAATATTTACGTGAATTAGATAAAAGATATGTTTTACTATTTGCATACAATGGAACAGGCAAAACACGCCTATCTATGGATTTCAGACAAAAGGGAAAAGAGTTTGATGCAGACGGCAATGTAACAGAAAGAGACACTTTATATTTTAATGCTTTTACCGAAGACTTGTTTTCATGGGATAATGATTTAGATGGCGACACACATAGAAGATTGCTCATAAATAAATATTCTGCTTTTATTGCAGGTGTTCGGGCATTGGATATGGACAATAAAATTCGGCCTCTTATTCATCGCTACTCAAATTTCAATTTCCTTATTGATTACGAATACAAAGACAAAGACGAAGACGAAAATGAATATTGGGCAGTTAACTTTATCAGAGAAGAAATTGTTGCAGGAACTCCTCAAAATGTTGAATTTGTAAAAATTTCAAGAGGCGAAGAAAACCTTTTTATATGGTGCTTCTTTTTAGCAGTAGCACAATTAGCAATAGATAGGCATCAAAATTACGATTGGGTAAAATACATTTACGTAGATGACCCAGTTTCTTCCTTGGACGACAACAATACAATTGCAATTGCACATCATCTTGGCTCTATGTTAAAAAAGGGCAATGGCGATGTAAAGTCAATTGTATCAACTCACCACGCTTTATTTTTCAATGTTGTATGTAATGAACTTGGAAATAATGCACCACGACTTTTTTTAAGTAAATCTGATGGAGTTTATTTTTTAAAAGACACAACAGACAGCCCATTCTTTTATCATGTTTCCATGATTCAGGATTTACAAAAGGCAATCAATGCAGATAAAATTTACACTTACCATTTCTACTTCCTCAGAACAATTCTTGAAAAGGCAGCTAATTTTCATGGCTTCAATGGCTTTTCAGATTGTATAATCATTGACGATGATGATGAAGAAAAGAAACTATTCACTCGAATGGTCAACAACCTGAATCACGGTGGTTATTCAATGTTTGAGCCAAAGGAAATGGGAGAAGAAAACAAGAAATATTTCAAACAAATATTCAAGAACTTCAGAACGAACTATAAATTCAATGAAGACTTACTTGAAAAACCAATAGAAACAGCAACAGCATGA